In a single window of the Streptomyces sp. NBC_00285 genome:
- a CDS encoding DNA-binding response regulator, whose amino-acid sequence MRNEEVFSVRGDEELIARAGHLFESARTEFLCAARDLRTWSQPGARAAVRNRIRAAGPAAFTPRKLLSPVALADEEARAHLRLVRSKGALVRISPSPLPHETILIDRRVMILAGRETPTGREYTVTTSQILVDGVHSLFRAIWDAAVDLETYLRSDVPHLDADGSMILKALASGLTDASAAKRLGVSLRTYRRRVAELMAELEADSRFQAGLRAGELGLPR is encoded by the coding sequence ATGCGGAACGAAGAGGTGTTCTCAGTGCGCGGAGATGAGGAGTTGATCGCGCGCGCGGGTCATCTCTTCGAGTCCGCGCGGACCGAGTTCCTGTGCGCCGCCCGGGATCTCAGGACCTGGTCGCAACCCGGGGCCAGGGCCGCGGTGCGGAACCGGATACGCGCGGCGGGTCCCGCTGCCTTCACCCCTCGGAAGCTGCTCAGCCCGGTGGCACTCGCCGACGAGGAGGCCCGCGCGCACCTGCGGCTGGTGCGGAGCAAGGGCGCTCTCGTTCGGATCAGCCCATCCCCGCTGCCGCACGAGACCATCCTCATCGACCGGCGGGTGATGATCCTTGCCGGCCGGGAGACCCCCACCGGCCGCGAGTACACCGTGACGACGTCACAGATCCTGGTCGACGGCGTCCACTCGCTGTTCCGGGCGATCTGGGACGCCGCCGTCGATCTCGAGACCTATCTGCGCAGCGACGTCCCGCACCTCGACGCCGACGGCAGCATGATCCTCAAAGCCCTCGCTTCGGGCCTCACCGACGCATCGGCGGCCAAACGGCTCGGCGTCTCCCTGCGCACCTACCGACGGCGCGTGGCCGAGTTGATGGCCGAACTCGAGGCCGACTCCCGCTTCCAGGCCGGGCTGCGTGCAGGCGAGCTGGGGCTGCCCCGCTGA
- a CDS encoding MYXO-CTERM sorting domain-containing protein, which yields MLTKFGFLGSAALILGTLVIMIAAGWLLSSLVWLVRRRHVPAPLDESSRTPPAGLAGFTWTEEPPSGDRPRPTGSS from the coding sequence ATGCTGACGAAGTTCGGCTTCCTGGGCTCGGCGGCGCTGATCCTGGGAACGCTGGTCATCATGATCGCGGCGGGCTGGCTGCTGTCCTCGCTGGTGTGGCTGGTACGCCGACGCCACGTGCCGGCGCCGCTGGACGAGTCCTCACGGACCCCGCCGGCGGGCCTGGCGGGATTCACCTGGACGGAGGAGCCGCCGAGCGGGGACCGCCCTCGGCCGACTGGTTCTTCCTAG